The sequence below is a genomic window from Sphingobacterium sp. ML3W.
GCAAGTATAAAAAAAGGCATTGGATTGAGTTCAAATGCCTTTTTTTATTACCCCTCCCTTCCCCTTTTAGCAACATTTTCTTTACAAGGTAGATTACTGCTTTTATGCTAAATCTTTTTAGTCTATCTTAAGGCCCGAAAAGACTATCATGAACAAACTTATATCTATTCTCGCATTGCTATGCTGTTGTATCAACAGTTATGCCCAAAATTCCATTCAAGAATTTCTAGCGCTACAATCCATTCCAAAAACATATGCCGTTCACAAAATCACTGAACCCATGCAAATTGATGGTAAAGATCTTGAAAACAGCTGGTCTAAAGCAAAGACCATAATTAATTTTGAAGATATCCAAGGAGGTGAATTCAAGAAACCTGCTTATAAAACCGAAGTGAAAATGCTTTGGGATTCGACTAATTTGTACATTTATGCTAAACTTTATGAACCCCACATTTGGGCAGACATTTACAAACATGATGAAATCGTGTACTTGAACAATGATTTTGAAATATTTTTAAAACCCAATCTACATCAAGCAGAATATTACGAAATAGAAGTCAACCCCCTTCATACTATATTCGACCTCATGCTTACCAAGCCGTATCGTTTTGGTGGACAAGCTATCACACACTGGGATGTTAAAAATTTAAAATCTGCGGTACACATAAAAGGGACTCTCAACAATCCTAAAGACACAGATTCATTTTGGTCGGTTGAATTCGCTATCCCTCACCAATCACTCTACGCCTTTGGTAAAGCACCTTTTCCAAAAAATGACGACTATTGGTTATGCAATTTTTCACGCGTACAATGGCAACATGAACTCAGTGATAACCATTATAGCAGAAAAAAAGAAAACAATAAAATATTAGCAGAAGACAATTGGGTCTGGTCACCCATCGGACTAATCAATATGCACTATCCCGAAAGGTGGGGATATCTACAATTTGTACAACAAGCTACAGAGCAAGACCCTGCTTTGCCTGACAGCTATAACGTAACTAAGTTAGCGTGGAATGTCCATTATCTACAACAATTGTTCAAAAAAGAAAACCGTCATTACAGCGAGCAGTTAACAAAACTCTCATTATATAAGGAGTATATCCTTCCCTCTACGAAAGATTTTCAAATCAACATGGATTTAAATAAGGACAAGCAGAGTTATACAATAAAAATTATCGACAAACTTTCAAAAAAAATTCGAGTGTCCTTAGATAACAGAGGCCATTTCGACCTCCATCCTTAATATCGATACATTAACATGCTGGCTATTATAATTTGATTATAATAGCCCTGTTATTCAGCCAAAACAGCAAATCAATCCGAGCAATAATCTTACACATTTCCGCTAGAGCCCCACTCCTGAGTCCAGACGTATAATCTCGCCAGTAGCTTATACCTCCCTAAACAAAAACAAATTCTAAAAGAAAAAATGCAACCTACACAACCCATGCTTTCTGCTACCGCAACGAATTGCATCAGAAGCTATCGCTAACCGCAATGGAAAACCAGAACCGAACAACATATGTATATACAGAATCGTTATCGTGCATACATACTGAACGCTGCTACGGCAATACCATCGAATAATAAAACAGCGGGGATGTTATCCAAACAATTAGCATCAACAAAAAGAATACAAAAAATAAACTAATATTGTTATTTTTACAAACAACAATGTATAAGAATATATCCTTTTTCCCAAATCTCAACGCGTTCCGTTTTTTTGCTGCATTGCTTGTCATATTCCATCATGGCGAAGTCATCCGTGCAAAAAACAGTTTCACTAGCTTTGAACACATCAGTTTTTTTCAAAATGGAAGCACCGCCGTAAAATTTTTCTTTGTTTTGAGCGGCTTCCTCATCAGCTATTTGCTCATAAAAGAAAAAGCTGCGAAAAATACAATATCCATTAAAAACTTCTATTTGAAAAGAGTTATCCGCATATGGCCTTTGTATTTTTTATTAGTTGCCATTGGAATTATAATCTTTCCGTTTCTGTTTAATATCCTACATATAAACTATACCTTTCCTTATCATATAGAACAAGTATGGCTTTTATTTGTATTATTCCTACCCAGTTTAGTTACATTCAAATTTGGCTCCCATCTATTGGAACCCCTGTGGTCCATTGGAGTCGAAGAATGGTTCTACATTATTTGGGCGCCCCTATTTAAATGGATAAACAATAAATTAGCCCTAATCTTAGCGGTATTTTTGATTAAAGTAATATTACTTATTTTCTGCTTCAACAACATCATCACCAATACACTTGCGGTACATCTCATTAAAACCTTTGCTTTCGAGTCAATGGCCATAGGTGCATTGGGAGCCTATTTGCTCTATCATACAAATATCAATGTAAAAGCCTGGTACAAAAAACATGTATTCGTTAATTACCTTTTATTAGCTACATTAATTGGATATTTCTTTTTCCGAAGCACCTGCATTGCTTTACTGGGATTTGATATATTTAGCCATTGGGTATTCTCATACATCATACTTAACATCTTATTTCTTAACCTCATCGTTTATGTAGGTGTTGTTTTAGATACTAGGTCGGTTTTCAACAATAGCTTCTTAGACTATGGCGGTAAGATATCTTACGGTATTTACATGTACCATATGATTGTTATTTTCGTTGTCATCCATCTTGGAAAGAACCATTTACTAAATCTAGATCCCATACTAAGTTTTATCATTTTTTATAGTTTGGTACTAGCTGGCACATTTCTTACAGCACATTTATCTAAGAAATATTTTGAAGATTTTTTTATGAAATATAGGTCAAAACTGAATTCGTAAAGATTAAATTTCGTGCAATCAGGATGTAAAAAAAACAGTTATTTTAAATTAAAGATAAAAAAAAACGTCGTCTTCCACAAATATTCTTATCTTTGTATCCCGTACATAAAGCAGATATTTAGGCCATTTTAGGCCTTATATTTTGAAATCCATTATTGATATGACTAAATATATTTTTGTTACGGGCGGCGTTACTTCGTCGTTAGGGAAGGGCATTGTTGCATCTTCTCTTGCTAAACTTCTCCAAGCACGTGGCTACAAGGTTACGATCCAAAAATTCGACCCTTACATTAACATTGATCCAGGAACACTAAATCCATATGAGCATGGTGAATGTTACGTAACGGAAGACGGAGCTGAAACAGACCTTGATTTAGGTTATTACGAACGCTTCCTTAATGTTCCCACTTCACAAGCGAACAATGTCACGACAGGTCGTATCTATCAATCTGTAATCCAAAAAGAACGTGCAGGCGAATACTTAGGAAAAACAGTTCAAGTTATTCCACATATCACAGATGAAATAAAAAACCGTATGCGCTTATTAGGTGAGACAGGTCAATATGACATTGTGATTACTGAATTAGGGGGTACTGTCGGAGATATCGAATCTTTACCATTCATCGAGGCGGTGCGTCAATTAAGATGGGAATTAGGCACGCATGACTCTGTCGTTATTCACTTAACATTGGTGCCATATTTAGCTGCTGCAGGTGAATTAAAAACAAAACCAACACAACATTCGGTTAAGACCTTATTGGAATATGGTATCCAACCAGATATTTTGGTGTGTCGTACTGAGCATAAATTAACACAAGAAATTCGCAAAAAACTAGCTTTGTTTTGCAATGTGAATATCAATGCTGTAGTTGAATCTATCGATGCCCCTACGATTTATGATGTACCATTAAATATGATGAAGGAGCAATTGGACAAGACTGTTCTTGCTAAATTGAAACTTTCTAACAAAAATGAGCCAGATTTAGAAAGCTGGAAAGCCTTCTTAGGTAAATTAAAAAACCCGACCAATGAAGTTAATATTGGCTTAGTGGGTAAATACGTCGAACTACCTGATGCTTATAAATCTATCGTTGAAAGCTTTATCCACGCAGGTGCTGCCAATGAGTGTAAAGTAAAATTACAATATATTGCTGCAGAAAGTGTCAATGACCAAAACGTCCAAGACAAATTAAATGATATGGATGGTGTTCTTGTTGCACCAGGATTTGGTGAACGCGGATTAGAAGGAAAATTAGCTTCTATTAAATATGTTCGTGAAAATAACATTCCTTTCTTTGGTATTTGTCTAGGCATGCAATGTGCGGTTATCGAATTCGGTCGCAACGTATTGGGGCTTAAAGATGCCAATAGTGCGGAGATGGATCCTGATACACCTAACCCAGTCATCAATTTGATGGAAGATCAAAAAGAAATCATCAATATGGGTGGTACTATGCGTTTAGGTGCCTATGACTGTGATGTCAAAAAAGGTACAAAAGCATACAGTATCTACGGTAAAACAAGAATATCAGAGCGTCACCGTCACCGTTATGAATTCAACAATGCTTATTTAGAGCAATACGAAGCTGCTGGAATGATTGCATCAGGAATGAATCCAACGTCAGGTTTGGTGGAAATTGTTGAGTTGAAAAACCATCCTTTTTTCGTTGCAGGACAATTTCATCCAGAATTAAAGTCAACTGTTGCAAATCCTCACCCACTTTTTGTTAGCTTTGTAACCGCTGCTTTGTCGAATAAGAAAAATAAGATACAAAAGCAGGAAACAATTAAGTAAGTTTAATTTAAAAAAATGGATAGAAATACCCTTATTGGTTTACTTCTGATGTTCGGAATCATAGCCGGTTCATTTTACTTAATGAAACCGTCCGACGTAGAAATAAAAAAAGAACAAGCTCTACAAGATTCGCTAGCTCGCGTTAAACAAGGTTTAGCACCATTAGCAGACTCTACGATAGCTGCTACAGAGATCGCAACAGTACAACCTGTTGATTCTGCTGCTTTAAAACTTCCTTTTGGTGCAGCAAAATTTGGAACTGAGCAAATCATCACTTTAGAAAATGATAAAATCATTGCTAAAATCAGTTCTAAGGGTGGTCGTGTAAAATCTGTAGAATTAAAAGGCGAAACAAATTTTAATGGTAAACCATTAATTTTATTTGAGGGAGACCACAACAGATTTGGATTAAAATTCAATGCATCTGGAGAAAACATCAATACCAATGATCTATACTTTGCAACAGCAGATACAGATGTAAAAATTAGTGGTGAAGATGCTAAGTCAATCAAACTTCAATTGACGTATGGAGTTGATCAGTATATTGAATACGTATACACCTTAAAAGGTGATGGTTACAATATCGGTCTTGATATCAACACCAAAGGTATCCAAAACAAGATTGATCAGAAATCAATTGCTTTAGACTGGGAAACCATTTTACTTCAAAAAGAGCAAAATATTGATTCAGAACGTCAAAAATCAACTGTTTACTACAAAGAAGTAGATAACGTAGATCATTTATCAGAATCGAAAGATGATGAAAAAGAACTGAAAGAAAAAGTAGAATGGATTGCATTCAAGCAACACTACTTCTCCAATATTCTTTCTAGCAAAACTGGATTTTCTACTGCAAATGTAAATGTAAAATCTACGATTGAAGATGAAGTTGTTAAGCTTTATAGCGCTACAGCACAGCTGGATTATGCGACTCAAAAAGATAACAGTTATTCGTTAAGCTTTTTCTTTGGACCAAATCAGTATAAAACATTAAAAGCAGAAGGTCATGATTTTCACAAGATCATCAATATGGGTTGGGGGCCGATGCGTTGGATCAATCAATTCATCACTGTTCCTGTATTTGATTTCTTAGATAATTTTCACCTTAGCTATGGTATCGTTATCCTAATTTTAACCTTATTATTAAAATTAGTATTATCACCATTGACATACAAATCTTACCTATCCATGGCTAAAATGCGTGTGTTGAAACCTCAATTAGATGAGATTAAAGCTAAAGTAGGTGATGACAATGCCGCTTTGTTACAACAAGAACAAATGAAATTGTACAAAACAGCAGGTGTGAATCCATTAGGAGGTTGTCTTCCTTTGGTATTACAGATGCCTTTTACAATTGCCTTTTTCTACTTCTTCCCGAATTTATTCGAGTTGAGAGGTGAAAGCTTCTTGTTTATGAAAGACATGTCTACATATGATACCCTATTCACTTTCTCTCCAATTTTTGGTGTGAATCACGTATCATTAATGTGTGTGTTGATGACATTAACAACTTTATTGACCACATGGTACAACAATGCAACTTCGGGTGCTACAGGACAAATGAAATACATTGGTTACTTTATGCCATTGATTTTCTTCTTTGTCTTAAACAGTTTCCCTGCAGGTTTGAACTATTATTACTTCCTAAGTGCTATCCTAACGTTCTTAACACAGTTAATCATTCGTTCAATGGTTAATGATGACAAGATCTTAGCGAAGTTAGAAGACAATAAAAAGAATCCTAAAGTGCAAAAGAAATCGTCGTTTCAATCTAGAATGGAAGAAGCGATGCGTCAAGCACAACAAAATAAAAAGTAATAATTTTTATTACTGTCTTTAAAGAGGAAGCCCATATGGGCTTCCTCTTTTTTATTTAAAAATGTAGCGTTCTGTTAAACCAAACGTTATTATTATTGTTTAACAAGTATAACAAATCAGATACAAAATGAAATTAAATCAGATTTTAGTGATGGCTACGCTTATTGTAGGATTAAGCAGTTGTTCAGTTTTCAAGAAAAATACAGATCACAAAAATGTCTCCACTACAGAAACTATGCAATTAACGGGAAACAAATGGCAATTGATAGAAGTCGATGGTAAGGCTGTCGCTGAAAAAGTAAATGGTCGTACACCATACATTGCATTTATGGATAGCACCTACAGTGCAAATGCTGGTTGTAATATGTTAAATGGTGGGGTAACACTTTTGGATAATAATAAGATTAAATTCTCTCAAGGAATTTCAACCATGATGGCTTGTCCTGAGTTTGAAATCGAACAAGCTTTATCAAAAGTGATTATCAATGCGGATAACTACAAATTAGATGGAACATTATTCATGCTAAATCAGGGAAATAAGACAGTCGCCAAGTTCAGATTGATACCTGCAGAAACTACAGAGCAATCTTTATCAGGCACTTGGGAATTGGATTATATCTCAGGACCCCGTATTGCATTTGCAGGTTTATACCCAAACACAAAACCTACGATCACGTTTGATATCGATACTAAGAAAGTTTCAGGAAACGGAAGCTGTAACGCATACAATGGCACTTTCAAGACCGAGAACAATCACATCAGCTTCGGTCCAGTAGCATCGACAAAAATGGCTTGTGAAGGTTCAGGTGAAGACGTATATTTTAATACATTAGGTAAAATCAATACATACAGTGTTTCAGGAAATACATTGACTCTTATTGTTGGAGACATCTCCATGATGAGATTCCATAAAAAATAGTAACACGATAAATAGAAAAAGCGCTAAAATATTTGGAGCTTTTTCTATTTCATCAAACCAACGGCCTATCCAATATACCTCCTATAAAAACAATACAGGGTCAATGTAACATCAATATCTTTATGTTACAAAAAATTCATACTGAAATACAGTCTTACTACGCGATAGCTCTTTTATATGTAACACTTTATGTTGTATATGCATGACAATTTATCTATGTTTGCTTATATATAAGCACGTTCATAAATCGGTTCATGAGCAGATTATTTAATATATAGGACTATGAAATCATCGATTAAGATTATCAACAATTACGAGTACAAAAAACTCTTTTTGCCAGATGTAACTGACCATAATCTATTCAATGAAAGCAAAATACAAGTTTATCGCATTGAAAATTATCTCAGAAGCATTCTCATGCCTGTGATTCCTTATCGTACCACATTCAACTTTCTTATTTTTGTTACCAAAGGAACACTCTCACAGCATTTAGAATCTGGATCCTACACCTTAGCTGAAAATGAAGTTATCAATGTTAAACAAGGAAATATCACCGCTACTTTATCAATTTCAGATGATGCCGAAGGTTTTTTTATTGTTTATGAAAACGAAATCGTAACCGATATTGAACTTGGAATAAATGACATTCGTTTTTTCAATTCTCATCCCTTTACCCCACTTTCAGAACATGTATCCACCTGGATTCAAAAAATGCTCACCTTATTGGAAGAAGAGCTTTTTACTGAAGGTAAAGTAATGGAAATATGCATTTCCATGCTACAATGTATCCTATTAAAAATCATTAAAACAGATTACGAAGTCAAAGCTCCTATGAGCAGACAACTGGATATTGCCTTTCGGTTTAGAGAATTTGTACAGAAATTCCATATCGACCATAAAAATGTATTATTTTATGCCAATCTCCTGCATATATCGGAAAACTATCTCAATAAATGTGTGAAAGAAGCCACCAATAAGCCTCCGAAACAATGGATCAATGAAATCAGTATTTTACATAGCCAGATTTTATTACAAGATGCAACAAGAGATATCGCAGGAATTGCATTTGAGTTGAAATTTCAATCACCCTCCTATTTCACGCGCTTATTCAGAAAAACCACTGGGTATTCACCCAGTGATTATCGCAAGCATAAATTTTTATCCGATTAATGCTTCTGTTTATAGGGCAGATTCCAGATAAGGTCCATTGCCATGTAATGCACTCCAAAATCCACTTGATCATAACCTTTAATCAAATCGTTCATATATCCTACATCGAGATGCAAAGGACTATTAGGAATATCCGTCATATAATAAAGCCCTAAGCGCGCTTCCTTATAGGCAAATTTTGACCAAGAAGCAGTTGGCTTATTCAGCTTACTAATCGCAAATAATCCTTCTGCACTCAATGCCAGCTCTTGGTTGTTCTTATCGGACAACTTCAGATTCAACTGCGATTTAAGACGCGTTCTGAATTGAAAATTCTCTTCGGCCTTCTGAAAATCATCAGTAAAGAATTTTCGAAACTCCTGTCTAACCGTATTTTTCCATTTCCAGCGATCCGCAAATTTAAACGTATAAGCATAGCGACCATATAGCCTAAATTCTTGCTCTACACCTTCATGGTGGTAAGGTACATCTGCATCATACACATCTTGGCGACGATAGCTCAATGCATAGCTATATTGTTGGTTCTTCGCAAATTTATGCGTTACCTCATGATTTAACACCCATATAGCCTGTTTGTGAAATGGATTAGAATCATCCGGAGTACTTTTTGTACCCAAG
It includes:
- a CDS encoding carbohydrate-binding family 9-like protein, encoding MNKLISILALLCCCINSYAQNSIQEFLALQSIPKTYAVHKITEPMQIDGKDLENSWSKAKTIINFEDIQGGEFKKPAYKTEVKMLWDSTNLYIYAKLYEPHIWADIYKHDEIVYLNNDFEIFLKPNLHQAEYYEIEVNPLHTIFDLMLTKPYRFGGQAITHWDVKNLKSAVHIKGTLNNPKDTDSFWSVEFAIPHQSLYAFGKAPFPKNDDYWLCNFSRVQWQHELSDNHYSRKKENNKILAEDNWVWSPIGLINMHYPERWGYLQFVQQATEQDPALPDSYNVTKLAWNVHYLQQLFKKENRHYSEQLTKLSLYKEYILPSTKDFQINMDLNKDKQSYTIKIIDKLSKKIRVSLDNRGHFDLHP
- a CDS encoding acyltransferase family protein, yielding MYKNISFFPNLNAFRFFAALLVIFHHGEVIRAKNSFTSFEHISFFQNGSTAVKFFFVLSGFLISYLLIKEKAAKNTISIKNFYLKRVIRIWPLYFLLVAIGIIIFPFLFNILHINYTFPYHIEQVWLLFVLFLPSLVTFKFGSHLLEPLWSIGVEEWFYIIWAPLFKWINNKLALILAVFLIKVILLIFCFNNIITNTLAVHLIKTFAFESMAIGALGAYLLYHTNINVKAWYKKHVFVNYLLLATLIGYFFFRSTCIALLGFDIFSHWVFSYIILNILFLNLIVYVGVVLDTRSVFNNSFLDYGGKISYGIYMYHMIVIFVVIHLGKNHLLNLDPILSFIIFYSLVLAGTFLTAHLSKKYFEDFFMKYRSKLNS
- a CDS encoding CTP synthase, producing the protein MTKYIFVTGGVTSSLGKGIVASSLAKLLQARGYKVTIQKFDPYINIDPGTLNPYEHGECYVTEDGAETDLDLGYYERFLNVPTSQANNVTTGRIYQSVIQKERAGEYLGKTVQVIPHITDEIKNRMRLLGETGQYDIVITELGGTVGDIESLPFIEAVRQLRWELGTHDSVVIHLTLVPYLAAAGELKTKPTQHSVKTLLEYGIQPDILVCRTEHKLTQEIRKKLALFCNVNINAVVESIDAPTIYDVPLNMMKEQLDKTVLAKLKLSNKNEPDLESWKAFLGKLKNPTNEVNIGLVGKYVELPDAYKSIVESFIHAGAANECKVKLQYIAAESVNDQNVQDKLNDMDGVLVAPGFGERGLEGKLASIKYVRENNIPFFGICLGMQCAVIEFGRNVLGLKDANSAEMDPDTPNPVINLMEDQKEIINMGGTMRLGAYDCDVKKGTKAYSIYGKTRISERHRHRYEFNNAYLEQYEAAGMIASGMNPTSGLVEIVELKNHPFFVAGQFHPELKSTVANPHPLFVSFVTAALSNKKNKIQKQETIK
- the yidC gene encoding membrane protein insertase YidC gives rise to the protein MDRNTLIGLLLMFGIIAGSFYLMKPSDVEIKKEQALQDSLARVKQGLAPLADSTIAATEIATVQPVDSAALKLPFGAAKFGTEQIITLENDKIIAKISSKGGRVKSVELKGETNFNGKPLILFEGDHNRFGLKFNASGENINTNDLYFATADTDVKISGEDAKSIKLQLTYGVDQYIEYVYTLKGDGYNIGLDINTKGIQNKIDQKSIALDWETILLQKEQNIDSERQKSTVYYKEVDNVDHLSESKDDEKELKEKVEWIAFKQHYFSNILSSKTGFSTANVNVKSTIEDEVVKLYSATAQLDYATQKDNSYSLSFFFGPNQYKTLKAEGHDFHKIINMGWGPMRWINQFITVPVFDFLDNFHLSYGIVILILTLLLKLVLSPLTYKSYLSMAKMRVLKPQLDEIKAKVGDDNAALLQQEQMKLYKTAGVNPLGGCLPLVLQMPFTIAFFYFFPNLFELRGESFLFMKDMSTYDTLFTFSPIFGVNHVSLMCVLMTLTTLLTTWYNNATSGATGQMKYIGYFMPLIFFFVLNSFPAGLNYYYFLSAILTFLTQLIIRSMVNDDKILAKLEDNKKNPKVQKKSSFQSRMEEAMRQAQQNKK
- a CDS encoding META domain-containing protein; protein product: MKLNQILVMATLIVGLSSCSVFKKNTDHKNVSTTETMQLTGNKWQLIEVDGKAVAEKVNGRTPYIAFMDSTYSANAGCNMLNGGVTLLDNNKIKFSQGISTMMACPEFEIEQALSKVIINADNYKLDGTLFMLNQGNKTVAKFRLIPAETTEQSLSGTWELDYISGPRIAFAGLYPNTKPTITFDIDTKKVSGNGSCNAYNGTFKTENNHISFGPVASTKMACEGSGEDVYFNTLGKINTYSVSGNTLTLIVGDISMMRFHKK
- a CDS encoding helix-turn-helix domain-containing protein, yielding MKSSIKIINNYEYKKLFLPDVTDHNLFNESKIQVYRIENYLRSILMPVIPYRTTFNFLIFVTKGTLSQHLESGSYTLAENEVINVKQGNITATLSISDDAEGFFIVYENEIVTDIELGINDIRFFNSHPFTPLSEHVSTWIQKMLTLLEEELFTEGKVMEICISMLQCILLKIIKTDYEVKAPMSRQLDIAFRFREFVQKFHIDHKNVLFYANLLHISENYLNKCVKEATNKPPKQWINEISILHSQILLQDATRDIAGIAFELKFQSPSYFTRLFRKTTGYSPSDYRKHKFLSD
- a CDS encoding DUF2490 domain-containing protein, giving the protein MRILKNKFKKIIPLLFLMACQITFSQAQVSPPGLGKAKTASWSVLGLKRQLDSTGTKEALTYIGLGTKSTPDDSNPFHKQAIWVLNHEVTHKFAKNQQYSYALSYRRQDVYDADVPYHHEGVEQEFRLYGRYAYTFKFADRWKWKNTVRQEFRKFFTDDFQKAEENFQFRTRLKSQLNLKLSDKNNQELALSAEGLFAISKLNKPTASWSKFAYKEARLGLYYMTDIPNSPLHLDVGYMNDLIKGYDQVDFGVHYMAMDLIWNLPYKQKH